In Vitis riparia cultivar Riparia Gloire de Montpellier isolate 1030 chromosome 19, EGFV_Vit.rip_1.0, whole genome shotgun sequence, the following proteins share a genomic window:
- the LOC117908354 gene encoding probable magnesium transporter NIPA6, whose amino-acid sequence MEGNSDIVGEFQSAVPIHKTYVAHMMKKKGLKRAADSGTHARVGGYTYLLKPLWWAGMVLMIVGEVANFVAYVYAPAVLVTPLGALSIIISVILAHFMLKERLQKIGVLGCVSCIVGSVVIMIHAPQEHTPNSVQEIWALATQPVFLIYVAATLSAVLGLILYFEPRYGQTNILVYLGICSLMGPLTVVSIKVACTMGIK is encoded by the coding sequence ATGGAAGGAAATTCAGACATAGTTGGTGAGTTTCAGAGTGCAGTACCGATACATAAGACATATGTAGCACAcatgatgaagaagaagggTCTCAAGCGCGCTGCTGATTCCGGTACACACGCAAGAGTTGGAGGTTACACTTACTTGCTTAAGCCTCTTTGGTGGGCAGGAATGGTTTTGATGATTGTTGGAGAGGTTGCGAACTTTGTAGCCTACGTTTATGCTCCAGCAGTTCTGGTGACCCCTCTTGGTGCATTGAGTATAATTATTAGTGTCATTTTGGCACATTTCATGTTGAAAGAACGGCTACAGAAAATTGGTGTTCTTGGATGTGTTTCCTGCATTGTGGGGTCAGTGGTGATTATGATCCATGCACCTCAAGAGCACACTCCAAATTCGGTACAAGAAATCTGGGCTCTGGCAACTCAACCAGTATTCCTAATATATGTAGCAGCTACATTATCTGCAGTATTGGGTTTGATCTTATATTTTGAACCTCGATATGGACAGACCAATATACTGGTTTACTTGGGCATTTGTTCATTAATGGGTCCACTTACGGTTGTGAGTATAAAGGTCGCTTGTACCATGGGCATCAAATGA